A stretch of the Hyperolius riggenbachi isolate aHypRig1 chromosome 11, aHypRig1.pri, whole genome shotgun sequence genome encodes the following:
- the C11H16orf46 gene encoding uncharacterized protein C16orf46 homolog isoform X1, whose amino-acid sequence MTPRDMIRVILEDHPMADIDNYLLLGNLEDGEETVEKVCLPREGNEEKVCSPREGKEEKDLTEALLGISERLPEEEHKSLELLMGTGWEEAVCGWGPVSATACLYPQKKLKKLKAAESADCLLCLDLYIVPDNKDGTSCETKAMLQDNHKETTVAEHKPGQTITPPAEEDLPSGFTDHCPSTGLVATTETHCDTVSEVSTAEQRQTKNAQRMSSPLTGRVIPVCTNCYNTKEFPMFLPPLKLGTDIGHAEHMARRREFLMQQLEKLPSKGFVGGALANQILSNTDLRADRRLLQVLSELPQEQPSEPESLTFPKRHMNESDHLQWPRSLLEHRLNAATDGHYSVKHHGNPASMGFLHTRTIQNRRNVRQDTRTLNDTRSRRAKSDTTPLIRNTVLPSLTVTRVEIPPRIKMC is encoded by the exons GGTTATCTTAGAAGACCATCCAATGGCTGATATAGATAATTATTTACTGTTGGGAAATCTGGAAGATGGAGAGGAGACTGTGGAGAAAGTCTGCTTACCTCGTGAGGGGAATGAGGAGAAAGTCTGCTCACCTCGTGAGGGGAAGGAGGAGAAAGATCTGACTGAGGCTCTCCTGGGGATCAGCGAGAGGCTTCCTGAGGAGGAACACAAGTCACTGGAGTTACTGATGGGCACGGGATGGGAAGAGGCG GTATGTGGTTGGGGCCCAGTTTCAGCTACCGCCTGCCTGTACCCTCAGAAGAAACTGAAAAAATTAAAAGCGGCTGAATCTGCAGACTGCCTTCTGTGCCTAGACCTGTATATTGTCCCGGATAACAAAGATGGGACATCATGTGAAACAAAAGCCATGCTACAGGACAACCACAAAGAGACAACTGTGGCTGAGCATAAACCAGGCCAGACCATCACACCCCCAGCAGAGGAGGATCTGCCCTCTGGGTTTACAGATCACTGCCCTTCTACTGGCTTGGTTGCCACAACAGAAACCCATTGTGATACCGTGAGCGAAGTGTCCACTGCTGAACAAAGACAGACCAAGAATGCACAAAGAATGTCATCTCCGCTTACAGGCAGAGTCATTCCAGTCTGCACAAACTGTTACAATACAAAGGAGTTTCCCATGTTTCTGCCGCCTCTAAAACTGGGCACTGACATTGGGCATGCTGAGCACATGGCAAGAAGAAGGGAGTTCCTCATGCAGCAACTTGAGAAGCTTCCTTCAAAGGGCTTTGTAGGGGGCGCTCTGGCCAACCAGATCCTCAGCAATACTGACCTGAGGGCAGACAGGAGACTCCTCCAAGTGCTCAGCGAGCTCCCGCAGGAGCAGCCAAGTGAGCCGGAATCACTGACCTTTCCAAAACGACACATGAATGAGTCCGACCATCTGCAGTGGCCCAGATCACTCCTGGAGCACAGACTGAATGCTGCCACCGATGGCCATTACTCTGTGAAACACCACGGTAACCCTGCATCTATGGGCTTCCTCCACACCAGAACAATACAGAACAGGCGTAATGTGCGCCAGGACACACGGACTCTCAATGACACCAGATCCAGAAGAGCAAAATCAGACACAACGCCGCTAATCAGGAACACTGTATTGCCCTCTCTGACTGTAACACGGGTAGAGATACCGCCGAGAATAAAAATGTGCTGA
- the ATMIN gene encoding ATM interactor, with protein MAARGDARVRALYSCEHWEVVKPSVSELSREVRTNILCTVKGCGKVLPNPPALNMHLVKSHGVQEGITNPTLRKDLKASQKLYCCPVEGCPRGTNRPFSQFSRVKQHFMKMHAEKKHKCDKCGNSYGTEWDLKRHIGYCGKTFKCTCGCPYVSRTALLSHTHRMGHEIPPEYRDPPVKKRKLEALKQNQKTVNDDFTVTSDHPATVPTSNQQMAELKTFSASEAAITSYITGDSPLQPNQAQKLLLPKPKMTLIKLPVMQLAHFPVFVSSNECSMKPVMMAVHNRGPILSTLQIIPHYNGTVLSSLDSEAPIPGSLPQANSVNSYVQVSMEKALPTDTETHTGSRSPKHKITSDVQTDLSYFATNILQGGSWTTNESCVSSYSQTELSISAQTSLPISVETQTLQEGSVLPSKCPSEVSVSPCLACGVSRETQTSIFSLVKESPMQVDQSVSCDSIFNNTNSLYTVSTQTCQPDSNYIEGNLGQSLLNTDTIKDMREEEMKPSSFIGFNTQSGTFPAQNMTDNQTQTMELLSDLEKILSDNISSQALDNRNLLSAGESHLSSNCNANTGIDFDIDEFFSASNIQTQTEESVLSNLNSEYLDIETQTDFLFSNDSTPNFSNKGSSNLLGMEMFDTQTQTDLNFFLDNNSHLRLGNLLKQSSFSISTDSSDVESQADGASMSKNLTCPTLDSPVQQNSAQTQTTDSCFETLGNLFLTSNETQTAMDDFLLADLAWNTMESQFSSVETQTSEERFTLFSEKPEN; from the exons GAAGGCATAACCAACCCCACCCTACGGAAAGACTTGAAAGCCTCACAGAAATTATATTGCTGTCCGGTGGAAGGATGCCCCAGGGGTACAAACAGGCCCTTTTCACAATTTTCTCGTGTCAAACAG cactttatgaaaatgcatgcagagaaAAAGCACAAGTGTGATAAATGTGGAAACTCCTATGGCACAGAATGGGATTTAAAGCGACACATTGGGTACTGCGGGAAAACCTTCAAGTGCACATGTGGATGTCCATACGTTAGCAGAACGGCCCTCTTGTCGCACACTCACAGAATGGGACACGAAATACCCCCGGAATACAG AGACCCTCCTGTAAAGAAGAGAAAATTGGAAGCACTCAAACAGAACCAGAAAACTGTGAATGACGACTTTACTGTCACAAGTGATCATCCTGCCACAGTTCCAACGTCTAACCAGCAGATGGCAGAGTTGAAGACCTTCTCTGCAAGTGAAGCAGCCATCACTTCCTATATTACAGGGGACTCTCCTCTGCAACCAAATCAAGCACAAAAACTCCTGTTACCAAAGCCTAAGATGACATTAATTAAGCTACCAGTAATGCAGCTGGCCCACTTTCCTGTCTTTGTTTCATCCAATGAATGTTCAATGAAGCCTGTGATGATGGCAGTACACAATCGTGGACCAATCCTAAGTACATTGCAAATCATACCTCATTATAATGGCACAGTCCTATCAAGTTTGGACTCGGAGGCTCCAATACCTGGCAGCCTCCCTCAGGCTAATTCGGTAAATTCTTATGTACAGGTGAGCATGGAGAAAGCCTTACCCACTGATACAGAAACCCATACAGGCAGCAGATCACCCAAACACAAAATCACATCTGATGTCCAGACTGACTTGTCTTATTTTGCTACAAATATTTTACAAGGGGGATCCTGGACTACCAATGAATCTTGTGTGTCCTCTTACTCCCAAACAGAATTGTCCATTAGCGCTCAGACCTCTTTGCCCATCAGTGTAGAGACTCAAACCCtgcaggagggttctgtgttgccCTCCAAATGTCCATCTGAAGTCTCAGTCAGTCCTTGTCTGGCTTGTGGAGTTTCTCGTGAGACTCAGACGAGCATTTTTTCTCTTGTAAAAGAAAGTCCTATGCAGGTGGATCAATCAGTCAGTTGTGACAGTATATTTAATAACACTAACTCCTTGTACACTGTATCCACACAGACATGCCAACCAGATAGTAATTACATTGAGGGAAACCTGGGGCAAAGCCTACTGAACACAGACACTATAAAGGACATGAGGGAAGAAGAAATGAAACCTTCTTCCTTCATCGGTTTCAACACACAAAGTGGGACATTCCCAGCACAAAACATGACTGATAACCAAACGCAAACCATGGAGCTTCTCAGTGACCTTGAGAAAATCCTGTCTGACAACATCTCCAGCCAGGCTTTGGATAATCGTAACCTCCTGTCTGCTGGAGAATCTCATCTTTCGTCTAACTGTAACGCCAACACCGGCATAGACTTCGACATAGATGAATTTTTTTCAGCCTCTAATATTCAGACCCAAACAGAGGAGAGTGTGCTGAGCAACCTCAACTCTGAATATCTAGATATTGAAACCCAAACAGACTTCTTGTTTTCAAATGACTCAACACCGAATTTTTCAAATAAGGGAAGCTCTAATCTGCTGGGCATGGAAATGTTTGACACTCAGACTCAGACAGACTTGAATTTCTTTCTGGACAATAATTCTCACTTGCGTCTGGGCAATCTCCTGAAACAGTCAAGCTTCTCCATAAGCACAGACTCTTCTGATGTGGAGAGCCAGGCAGACGGGGCCTCAATGAGCAAGAACTTGACTTGCCCAACTCTGGACAGTCCAGTGCAGCAGAACAGTGCCCAGACGCAGAccacagacagttgctttgaaacACTTGGAAACTTATTTCTCACAAGTAACGAGACCCAGACGGCCATGGACGACTTTCTCCTGGCAGACCTGGCATGGAATACTATGGAGTCTCAGTTCAGCTCTGTGGAAACTCAGACGAGTGAGGAGCGCTTCACTTTGTTCTCTGAAAAGCCTGAGAACTGA
- the C11H16orf46 gene encoding uncharacterized protein C16orf46 homolog isoform X2 — MGNRRVILEDHPMADIDNYLLLGNLEDGEETVEKVCLPREGNEEKVCSPREGKEEKDLTEALLGISERLPEEEHKSLELLMGTGWEEAVCGWGPVSATACLYPQKKLKKLKAAESADCLLCLDLYIVPDNKDGTSCETKAMLQDNHKETTVAEHKPGQTITPPAEEDLPSGFTDHCPSTGLVATTETHCDTVSEVSTAEQRQTKNAQRMSSPLTGRVIPVCTNCYNTKEFPMFLPPLKLGTDIGHAEHMARRREFLMQQLEKLPSKGFVGGALANQILSNTDLRADRRLLQVLSELPQEQPSEPESLTFPKRHMNESDHLQWPRSLLEHRLNAATDGHYSVKHHGNPASMGFLHTRTIQNRRNVRQDTRTLNDTRSRRAKSDTTPLIRNTVLPSLTVTRVEIPPRIKMC; from the exons ATGGGAAATAGAAG GGTTATCTTAGAAGACCATCCAATGGCTGATATAGATAATTATTTACTGTTGGGAAATCTGGAAGATGGAGAGGAGACTGTGGAGAAAGTCTGCTTACCTCGTGAGGGGAATGAGGAGAAAGTCTGCTCACCTCGTGAGGGGAAGGAGGAGAAAGATCTGACTGAGGCTCTCCTGGGGATCAGCGAGAGGCTTCCTGAGGAGGAACACAAGTCACTGGAGTTACTGATGGGCACGGGATGGGAAGAGGCG GTATGTGGTTGGGGCCCAGTTTCAGCTACCGCCTGCCTGTACCCTCAGAAGAAACTGAAAAAATTAAAAGCGGCTGAATCTGCAGACTGCCTTCTGTGCCTAGACCTGTATATTGTCCCGGATAACAAAGATGGGACATCATGTGAAACAAAAGCCATGCTACAGGACAACCACAAAGAGACAACTGTGGCTGAGCATAAACCAGGCCAGACCATCACACCCCCAGCAGAGGAGGATCTGCCCTCTGGGTTTACAGATCACTGCCCTTCTACTGGCTTGGTTGCCACAACAGAAACCCATTGTGATACCGTGAGCGAAGTGTCCACTGCTGAACAAAGACAGACCAAGAATGCACAAAGAATGTCATCTCCGCTTACAGGCAGAGTCATTCCAGTCTGCACAAACTGTTACAATACAAAGGAGTTTCCCATGTTTCTGCCGCCTCTAAAACTGGGCACTGACATTGGGCATGCTGAGCACATGGCAAGAAGAAGGGAGTTCCTCATGCAGCAACTTGAGAAGCTTCCTTCAAAGGGCTTTGTAGGGGGCGCTCTGGCCAACCAGATCCTCAGCAATACTGACCTGAGGGCAGACAGGAGACTCCTCCAAGTGCTCAGCGAGCTCCCGCAGGAGCAGCCAAGTGAGCCGGAATCACTGACCTTTCCAAAACGACACATGAATGAGTCCGACCATCTGCAGTGGCCCAGATCACTCCTGGAGCACAGACTGAATGCTGCCACCGATGGCCATTACTCTGTGAAACACCACGGTAACCCTGCATCTATGGGCTTCCTCCACACCAGAACAATACAGAACAGGCGTAATGTGCGCCAGGACACACGGACTCTCAATGACACCAGATCCAGAAGAGCAAAATCAGACACAACGCCGCTAATCAGGAACACTGTATTGCCCTCTCTGACTGTAACACGGGTAGAGATACCGCCGAGAATAAAAATGTGCTGA
- the C11H16orf46 gene encoding uncharacterized protein C16orf46 homolog isoform X3: MADIDNYLLLGNLEDGEETVEKVCLPREGNEEKVCSPREGKEEKDLTEALLGISERLPEEEHKSLELLMGTGWEEAVCGWGPVSATACLYPQKKLKKLKAAESADCLLCLDLYIVPDNKDGTSCETKAMLQDNHKETTVAEHKPGQTITPPAEEDLPSGFTDHCPSTGLVATTETHCDTVSEVSTAEQRQTKNAQRMSSPLTGRVIPVCTNCYNTKEFPMFLPPLKLGTDIGHAEHMARRREFLMQQLEKLPSKGFVGGALANQILSNTDLRADRRLLQVLSELPQEQPSEPESLTFPKRHMNESDHLQWPRSLLEHRLNAATDGHYSVKHHGNPASMGFLHTRTIQNRRNVRQDTRTLNDTRSRRAKSDTTPLIRNTVLPSLTVTRVEIPPRIKMC; this comes from the exons ATGGCTGATATAGATAATTATTTACTGTTGGGAAATCTGGAAGATGGAGAGGAGACTGTGGAGAAAGTCTGCTTACCTCGTGAGGGGAATGAGGAGAAAGTCTGCTCACCTCGTGAGGGGAAGGAGGAGAAAGATCTGACTGAGGCTCTCCTGGGGATCAGCGAGAGGCTTCCTGAGGAGGAACACAAGTCACTGGAGTTACTGATGGGCACGGGATGGGAAGAGGCG GTATGTGGTTGGGGCCCAGTTTCAGCTACCGCCTGCCTGTACCCTCAGAAGAAACTGAAAAAATTAAAAGCGGCTGAATCTGCAGACTGCCTTCTGTGCCTAGACCTGTATATTGTCCCGGATAACAAAGATGGGACATCATGTGAAACAAAAGCCATGCTACAGGACAACCACAAAGAGACAACTGTGGCTGAGCATAAACCAGGCCAGACCATCACACCCCCAGCAGAGGAGGATCTGCCCTCTGGGTTTACAGATCACTGCCCTTCTACTGGCTTGGTTGCCACAACAGAAACCCATTGTGATACCGTGAGCGAAGTGTCCACTGCTGAACAAAGACAGACCAAGAATGCACAAAGAATGTCATCTCCGCTTACAGGCAGAGTCATTCCAGTCTGCACAAACTGTTACAATACAAAGGAGTTTCCCATGTTTCTGCCGCCTCTAAAACTGGGCACTGACATTGGGCATGCTGAGCACATGGCAAGAAGAAGGGAGTTCCTCATGCAGCAACTTGAGAAGCTTCCTTCAAAGGGCTTTGTAGGGGGCGCTCTGGCCAACCAGATCCTCAGCAATACTGACCTGAGGGCAGACAGGAGACTCCTCCAAGTGCTCAGCGAGCTCCCGCAGGAGCAGCCAAGTGAGCCGGAATCACTGACCTTTCCAAAACGACACATGAATGAGTCCGACCATCTGCAGTGGCCCAGATCACTCCTGGAGCACAGACTGAATGCTGCCACCGATGGCCATTACTCTGTGAAACACCACGGTAACCCTGCATCTATGGGCTTCCTCCACACCAGAACAATACAGAACAGGCGTAATGTGCGCCAGGACACACGGACTCTCAATGACACCAGATCCAGAAGAGCAAAATCAGACACAACGCCGCTAATCAGGAACACTGTATTGCCCTCTCTGACTGTAACACGGGTAGAGATACCGCCGAGAATAAAAATGTGCTGA